DNA sequence from the Rhodohalobacter barkolensis genome:
CGAATTGGTTCTTAAAGTTATGGAGTGGAGAAAGATTCGCCATCTACCGGTTGAAAGCTCAAAAGGTGAACTAAAAGGAATTATTACAAAGAACCGTCTGATTAATTATCTTTCCAACAAAGAAAATGACCCACTCTCTATCGCATCGGATGTTATGGAGATAAATCCGGTGGTTATTAGTCCCAATGAGGATATTAAATACGCCATGCTTTTGATGCTGGATAAGAAAATAAGCTGCCTTCCTGTAGTTGAGAATAACCGGCTTGTTGGTATTATCACAGATAAAGACACCTTTGAGGTTTGGGAAAAGATAAAAAATACAGAATGATTCAGGATACAGAGACGCTAAAATCGAATGCTATTGGTTCGAAAAGAATTCAGCACGTGGGATCAGATTCATCCGAAGGTCCCATTGTTGTGTTGTTTGTAGGTCTCCACGGAAATGAAACCGCAGGCGTAAAAGCTGTAGATAGAGTAATCGGCAGTTTATTGAAAGAGAGTCATATCGTGAATGGTTCGCTGTATGCCATTACGGGAAATATGGAAGCTCTCTCCCAAGGTGTGAGATATGTTGACACAGATCTGAACAGATTATGGGAAAAATTCAATACCGAACAAGATTTCTCGCTTTCGAATCAACAGAATGAATCAACACCGGTTGAGCATCTGGAGAGCCTGAGCATAAAATCTGCGATTGAAGATATTCTTTCAAAACACAATCAGCATCATCAAGAAATTATTTTTGCCGATCTGCACACCACCTCTTCCGAAAGTTGCGCCTTTATATTATTGAACGATACCCTGGCCAACAGGTCAGTAGCCAGGAAATTTCCTGTACCTCAAATACTCGGGATTGAGGAGAGCATCCATGGTACGCTTTTAAGCTATATCAACAATCTGGGTTATCGCGCAATTGGATTTGAGGCCGGTGCACATACATCCAGGAATTCCGTAATTCGTAGTGAAGCGTTCATTATGCTTCTCTTGCACTACAATGATATGATAAAGCTCGAAGAGACTGAACTGAGTGAATATGAAACAAAAATCAGGGCATATTCAGATGTGCCAGACACCTATTTTGATATTCGATATCATCACATTATTGATGATTCTGAAACGTTCAGTATGATGCCGGGATTCAAAAATTTTGATCCTGTTGATATAGGTACGCCACTTGCTTATCACGATAATAAATTGGTCAAAGCCCCCGAAACGGGCAGAATTTTTATGCCGCTCTATCAGAAGAGAGGTAACGACGGGTTTTTAATTATCAAAAAAGTATCGCCTTTTTGGTTAACACTATCTGCCTGGCTCCGACAAAGTTTTATACACAGTATCTTAAAGTTTCTTCCCGGTGTCAGAAAAGTAGATCATCAGACGTTCGAGATCAATCGGGATGTGGCGATGTTTCTTGTTAAAAAAATCTTCCACCTATTGGGATATCGGGTTACGGAGAAGGACAGCAGTACTTTTGTGTGCTATCGTCGCTGAGAACTCTACTGCTTTAACTGAGCTCAGTTTCTGAATGCTTGAGTGGGTGCATGGGTGAGGATCCACTTTTTCCTTTTTGTAATTCACGGTATCTTCTTAATTCAAAGATCACTACATAATGTTTAAACCCTGATCATGTTAGATTTTCGATTTGTTGACGGTACGCGGCTAACCTCTGTCGTTGAAGCACTGATTTTTGCCAGCCCTGATCCAATTCCATGGGATAAACTATCTTCTATTATTCATGAAAGTGAAGAGGAGGTTGAACCGGATGAAAGGGTGATTGAACGTATAGTTGATCAGCTGAACAGCCGTTACGAGGAGAATGACCTGAGCTTCAGAATAGAAAAGACCGGCGGTGGATATACATTTGTAACTCAGCCACGATTCCATCCATGGCTCAGTATTTTTCAGCACGAAAATGCCTATCGAAAACTCTCTCAGTCGGCCATCGAAACACTGGCCATTGTAGCGTATCGCCAGCCTATAACAAAACCGGAA
Encoded proteins:
- a CDS encoding succinylglutamate desuccinylase/aspartoacylase domain-containing protein; the encoded protein is MIQDTETLKSNAIGSKRIQHVGSDSSEGPIVVLFVGLHGNETAGVKAVDRVIGSLLKESHIVNGSLYAITGNMEALSQGVRYVDTDLNRLWEKFNTEQDFSLSNQQNESTPVEHLESLSIKSAIEDILSKHNQHHQEIIFADLHTTSSESCAFILLNDTLANRSVARKFPVPQILGIEESIHGTLLSYINNLGYRAIGFEAGAHTSRNSVIRSEAFIMLLLHYNDMIKLEETELSEYETKIRAYSDVPDTYFDIRYHHIIDDSETFSMMPGFKNFDPVDIGTPLAYHDNKLVKAPETGRIFMPLYQKRGNDGFLIIKKVSPFWLTLSAWLRQSFIHSILKFLPGVRKVDHQTFEINRDVAMFLVKKIFHLLGYRVTEKDSSTFVCYRR